The Leptospira stimsonii genome has a window encoding:
- a CDS encoding glycosyl hydrolase family 43: MKIDDFKKIRWSLFSGNPILKGPKFSPLIADPSLLLSSESPDGKYYLFCHTLFGIHRYESGDGIHWDKGLLLFRHAMRPFIYKENDIFYLLYERYTAFQIVFSWFPFWKWNSRIEIRTSNDLKIWSKPKTILRPEFSWHRNPHFGNSVGNPCLIKIEDRYRLYYSGSLSWIPDCGFCEPTHIGIAEADEIFGPFWSFPNPILSPDHSFRNLASGALKVLKVEDGFIGFENCIYQDAKGSSGSAIFLLFSSDGLEWNFLSPKPILAPSTGWMRSHVYALDVKFDPGSNRWLLYFNARNDWHWTKGEERIGLMYGDL; encoded by the coding sequence ATGAAAATCGACGATTTTAAAAAGATCCGTTGGAGTTTATTTTCCGGAAATCCGATCTTAAAGGGTCCGAAATTTTCCCCTCTGATCGCGGATCCATCCCTTCTCCTTTCATCCGAATCCCCGGACGGAAAATATTATCTTTTCTGCCATACACTTTTCGGAATCCACCGTTATGAATCGGGAGACGGAATCCATTGGGACAAAGGCCTGCTTCTTTTTCGACACGCAATGAGACCTTTCATATATAAGGAAAATGATATATTCTATTTATTGTATGAACGTTATACGGCATTTCAGATCGTTTTTTCCTGGTTTCCCTTCTGGAAATGGAATTCAAGAATCGAAATACGAACTTCAAACGACTTAAAAATCTGGTCGAAGCCAAAAACGATTCTTAGACCGGAATTCTCCTGGCATCGGAATCCACATTTTGGGAATTCGGTCGGCAATCCTTGCCTGATCAAAATCGAAGATCGATATCGACTCTACTATAGCGGGTCCTTGAGTTGGATTCCGGATTGCGGTTTTTGTGAACCGACCCATATCGGAATCGCGGAAGCGGACGAAATCTTCGGTCCTTTTTGGAGTTTTCCGAATCCGATTCTTTCACCGGACCATTCCTTTCGAAACTTGGCAAGCGGCGCTTTAAAAGTTCTCAAAGTCGAAGACGGATTTATCGGTTTTGAAAACTGCATCTATCAGGACGCAAAAGGTAGTTCCGGATCTGCGATCTTTCTACTCTTTTCTTCCGATGGACTCGAATGGAATTTTCTTTCTCCAAAACCGATTCTTGCACCTTCGACTGGTTGGATGCGAAGTCACGTCTATGCCTTGGATGTTAAATTCGATCCCGGATCTAACCGATGGCTTCTTTATTTCAACGCAAGAAACGACTGGCATTGGACCAAAGGTGAGGAAAGAATCGGTTTGATGTATGGAGATCTCTGA
- a CDS encoding aminopeptidase — protein sequence MLGPKFSPGDFQNNRNSKYPLYLIKILILLFCVLSFQNCVGYLWHLGTGQLDILLKRRPIEEALKDPNTQEELKRKLQEVERFREFGIEELALEPAAGFKSFVQLEREELGWHVAACYPLKLESYTWWFPIAGTVPYKGYFSLEKAREEEKELKEKGFDTRIRITAGYSTLGWFEDPIFSSQLDGKPYEVASLVFHEMAHATVYFPGDSVFNESYASFVEEEGTFRFLESLEGKEGPIKKEILLHKEESQKFKKLLVETAGKLQTIYTSQADDSEKLQTKERILNEFKDVLFALKEDYKTFSMEKLSKKNWNNEDFVGYLRYHSGSDFFRKEFAKADFNFSKFHERMKSLVHLSNEERKTYLQTSSQP from the coding sequence ATGTTAGGACCTAAATTCTCTCCTGGCGATTTTCAGAACAACCGGAATTCGAAATACCCATTGTATCTTATAAAAATCCTAATTCTTCTTTTCTGCGTCTTGAGTTTTCAAAACTGCGTGGGTTATCTCTGGCATTTGGGGACCGGACAACTCGATATTCTTCTCAAAAGAAGACCGATCGAAGAAGCTCTCAAAGATCCGAACACACAAGAAGAATTAAAACGAAAACTCCAAGAAGTCGAACGCTTTCGGGAATTCGGAATCGAAGAATTGGCCTTAGAACCAGCCGCTGGTTTTAAATCCTTCGTTCAACTCGAAAGAGAAGAATTAGGTTGGCACGTCGCGGCCTGTTATCCTCTCAAATTGGAATCTTATACTTGGTGGTTCCCAATCGCAGGAACCGTTCCTTACAAAGGTTATTTTAGTTTGGAAAAAGCCAGAGAGGAAGAAAAAGAACTCAAAGAAAAAGGTTTCGATACAAGAATTCGGATCACCGCAGGCTACTCCACCCTCGGCTGGTTCGAGGATCCGATCTTCTCCTCCCAGTTGGACGGTAAGCCTTACGAAGTGGCTTCTTTGGTGTTTCACGAGATGGCGCACGCGACCGTCTATTTTCCGGGAGACTCCGTCTTTAACGAGAGTTATGCGAGCTTCGTGGAAGAGGAAGGAACGTTTCGTTTTTTGGAATCCCTGGAAGGAAAGGAAGGCCCGATCAAAAAGGAAATTCTTCTTCATAAGGAAGAATCGCAGAAGTTCAAAAAACTTTTGGTAGAAACCGCGGGGAAACTCCAAACCATCTATACTTCTCAAGCGGATGACTCCGAAAAATTACAAACGAAGGAACGGATCCTCAACGAATTCAAGGACGTTCTTTTCGCTTTAAAAGAAGATTACAAAACGTTCTCTATGGAAAAACTCTCAAAGAAGAATTGGAACAACGAGGACTTCGTCGGTTATCTCCGTTACCATTCCGGTTCCGATTTTTTTCGGAAGGAATTTGCAAAGGCCGATTTTAACTTTTCCAAGTTTCACGAAAGGATGAAGTCCCTCGTCCATCTTTCCAACGAGGAAAGAAAGACGTATCTGCAAACTTCCTCCCAACCATAG
- a CDS encoding S1C family serine protease, with translation MELLRTLPRIVVINGILLAVLILILIFPKDCALSSLFSGKRPISPGEQKSAIEIQNSFRNVYHLVKDSVVSIRTKKSESISNPYHYFDFRNERLASFGSGFFVHEKGYIVTNYHVIEGAESIEVITSNGGIHSAKYVGSHERADIALLKIREGSGLTPIVFGDSDQIEVGDWAIAIGSPFGLERSFSVGVVSAKYREDLDETGQTHIQTDSMINPGSSGGPLLNIYGEVIGINRLIRSETGRNSGIGFAIPSNYALKIIRMIEANQGRHIRPAILGVMATVPLPDHRTALGIPDSWTGVLVYDMDPQSSAEVGGIKRYDFILEANGAPIKNINDLREQVGIVGLGGKIKLRIYRDKTMLELPVKLIQK, from the coding sequence ATGGAACTATTACGAACACTTCCAAGGATCGTCGTTATAAACGGAATTCTTCTTGCCGTTCTCATTCTGATTCTGATTTTTCCGAAGGATTGCGCTCTGTCTTCTCTTTTCTCCGGCAAAAGACCGATCTCTCCCGGAGAACAGAAGTCCGCGATCGAAATTCAAAATTCGTTTCGAAACGTCTATCATCTCGTGAAGGATTCGGTCGTTTCGATTCGGACCAAAAAGAGCGAATCGATTTCCAATCCTTATCACTACTTCGATTTTAGAAACGAAAGACTTGCTTCGTTCGGGAGCGGATTTTTCGTTCATGAGAAAGGATATATCGTTACCAACTATCACGTCATCGAAGGCGCGGAAAGTATCGAGGTGATCACTTCGAACGGAGGAATCCATTCCGCAAAATACGTGGGAAGTCACGAGAGAGCGGATATCGCGCTCTTAAAAATCCGGGAAGGTTCGGGACTGACCCCGATCGTTTTTGGCGATTCGGATCAGATCGAAGTCGGAGATTGGGCGATCGCGATCGGTTCCCCTTTCGGTCTCGAACGTTCTTTCAGCGTCGGGGTGGTATCCGCAAAATATCGGGAAGATTTGGACGAAACGGGTCAGACGCATATCCAGACCGACAGCATGATCAATCCCGGGAGTAGCGGAGGTCCGCTCTTAAATATCTACGGAGAAGTCATCGGAATCAATCGTCTGATCCGAAGTGAGACTGGACGGAACTCCGGAATCGGATTTGCGATTCCGAGCAACTACGCGCTCAAGATCATACGAATGATCGAAGCCAATCAAGGAAGGCATATACGACCGGCGATCTTGGGAGTGATGGCGACTGTGCCACTTCCGGATCATAGAACGGCTTTGGGAATTCCGGATTCCTGGACGGGGGTTTTGGTTTACGATATGGATCCGCAGTCTTCGGCGGAAGTCGGAGGAATCAAACGTTATGATTTTATTCTCGAGGCGAACGGAGCTCCGATCAAAAATATTAATGATCTGCGCGAACAGGTTGGAATAGTGGGACTTGGGGGCAAGATCAAGCTCCGAATCTACCGGGACAAAACGATGTTGGAACTCCCGGTAAAATTGATACAAAAATAA